A region from the Nostoc sp. HK-01 genome encodes:
- a CDS encoding OmpA/MotB domain-containing protein, whose amino-acid sequence MNNYPPNRVPLEATSRNGESSNLDSLNQDELNVLRSVLLGVEPSQLNKLYERLNNPQILPEDISHLLPEAVVLRSKQDKQLVEAMVSTVEEAIQASVTQDENVLSEAFFPIIGPAARKAIATSLDEMMQSLNQALEHSLSLQSVKWRLEAQRTGKSFAEIVLLRTLIYRVEQIFLIHKQTGLLLHHVMFQQLAVQDPDLVAAMLTAIQDFVKDSFGVQQEDTLRSLRFGELTIWIEAGPQAIVAGIVRGKPPQELRAVFQAAIEKIHLKLGTELHSFAGETEPFQASEPYLESCLAIQYKTASKQNYTYAWAFLGLMAIASGTWGFFTLRENIRWQTYLHKLNSQPGIVVVNTRYYNGKHFISGMRDPLAVDPNTLIQPTNLNPDKVISKWQSYLSLEPQLIAKRTAKLLQPPKTVVLEVDHNGILSATGYAPHNWILESQKLWRFVPGVTQFQTKNLISTELRELESAKKKIDATVLLFEEGKDNFIPGETNKLPDLRNVIQKLFNTANSIDKDVQIQIRGHTDTTGTERQNLFLSQARANKILAYFNSPGININKFKLVAVGSKLPYQSEVNLDAKRLNRRVSFQVLIIDKTK is encoded by the coding sequence ATGAATAACTATCCCCCGAATCGAGTACCTCTAGAAGCTACAAGCCGTAATGGGGAATCTTCTAACTTAGATTCGCTCAATCAAGATGAACTGAATGTACTTCGTAGTGTCCTTCTTGGTGTTGAACCAAGTCAACTGAATAAACTCTACGAACGATTAAATAATCCCCAAATTCTACCAGAAGATATCAGTCATTTGCTTCCCGAAGCTGTAGTTTTGCGTTCCAAGCAAGATAAACAACTAGTAGAAGCAATGGTTTCAACTGTGGAAGAAGCAATTCAAGCTTCTGTCACCCAAGATGAAAATGTACTTTCAGAAGCATTTTTTCCCATAATCGGCCCAGCGGCGCGAAAAGCGATCGCCACATCTTTAGATGAGATGATGCAATCGCTCAATCAAGCTCTAGAACATAGTTTGTCCCTACAAAGTGTAAAGTGGAGGTTAGAAGCACAACGTACAGGGAAATCATTTGCGGAAATTGTCCTGCTGCGAACTTTAATTTACCGCGTTGAACAAATATTTCTGATTCACAAACAAACAGGATTATTGCTGCACCATGTAATGTTCCAGCAATTAGCTGTTCAAGATCCTGATTTAGTAGCGGCGATGTTGACAGCAATTCAAGATTTTGTCAAAGATTCTTTTGGTGTCCAGCAAGAAGATACATTACGTAGTTTGCGATTTGGCGAACTGACAATTTGGATTGAAGCAGGGCCACAAGCAATCGTCGCCGGGATTGTTCGTGGTAAACCACCGCAAGAATTACGCGCAGTTTTTCAAGCAGCTATTGAAAAAATTCATCTCAAACTAGGTACAGAACTACATAGCTTTGCGGGAGAAACAGAACCATTTCAAGCTAGTGAACCTTATTTAGAAAGTTGTTTAGCCATTCAGTATAAAACTGCTTCAAAGCAAAATTATACTTATGCCTGGGCTTTTTTAGGTTTAATGGCGATCGCATCTGGAACTTGGGGGTTTTTTACTCTCAGAGAAAATATCCGTTGGCAAACTTATCTCCATAAACTCAACTCTCAGCCAGGAATTGTAGTGGTGAATACGCGCTATTACAACGGGAAGCATTTTATTTCAGGAATGCGTGATCCGTTGGCTGTAGATCCCAACACATTAATACAACCTACAAATCTCAATCCTGACAAAGTAATTAGTAAGTGGCAATCTTACCTATCTTTGGAACCACAACTAATAGCTAAAAGAACAGCCAAACTACTACAACCACCAAAAACTGTAGTGCTAGAAGTTGATCATAATGGCATTCTTTCTGCCACTGGCTATGCACCACACAACTGGATTTTGGAATCTCAGAAACTATGGCGTTTTGTACCAGGAGTGACACAATTTCAAACTAAAAATCTTATATCCACTGAACTGAGAGAATTAGAGTCAGCTAAAAAGAAAATTGACGCAACAGTACTTTTATTTGAAGAAGGAAAAGATAATTTTATTCCCGGAGAAACTAACAAGCTACCAGATTTACGCAACGTTATACAAAAGCTTTTCAATACAGCCAACTCTATAGACAAAGATGTGCAGATTCAAATTAGAGGACACACTGATACTACGGGAACAGAACGACAAAATTTGTTTCTCAGTCAAGCCCGTGCGAATAAAATCTTAGCTTATTTCAATTCTCCAGGAATTAACATCAATAAATTTAAACTTGTGGCTGTAGGTTCTAAACTACCTTACCAGAGCGAAGTTAATTTAGATGCTAAACGGCTAAATCGCCGAGTATCTTTTCAAGTCTTAATAATTGACAAAACTAAATAA
- a CDS encoding nitrate transport ATP-binding subunits C and D codes for MKYTPTSINTEQQVMSHNNFLEIENLVKSYPTPDKSNFVVLDGVNLSIGEDEFISVIGHSGCGKSTLLKIVAGLETATSGSVRLDGKEIRKPGAERMMVFQNYSLLPWLTVRENIRLAVDEVLKNANRAEKISIVNEHLAMVNLTPAADKYPDEISGGMKQRVGIARALAIRPKMLLMDEPFGALDALTRGKLQRQVLDIWENNRQAVMMITHDVDEAIYMSDRIVLMTNGPAANIGEILEVPFDHPRDRAAMRNSQEYFELRNYALNFLDRYFTQNE; via the coding sequence ATGAAATATACACCCACTTCAATCAATACTGAACAGCAAGTTATGTCTCATAATAACTTCTTAGAAATTGAAAATTTAGTCAAGTCTTATCCGACACCAGATAAAAGTAATTTTGTGGTTCTGGATGGTGTCAATCTCAGCATTGGTGAAGATGAATTTATTTCCGTAATTGGTCATTCTGGTTGTGGTAAATCAACTTTATTAAAAATTGTTGCTGGCTTAGAAACAGCAACTTCTGGGTCAGTGCGACTAGATGGAAAGGAAATCCGCAAGCCAGGCGCAGAAAGGATGATGGTCTTTCAAAATTATTCTTTATTACCTTGGTTAACCGTCAGAGAAAACATCCGTTTAGCCGTAGATGAAGTGTTAAAAAATGCAAATCGTGCCGAAAAAATTAGCATTGTTAACGAACACTTGGCAATGGTAAACTTAACCCCGGCAGCAGATAAGTATCCTGATGAAATCTCTGGAGGTATGAAACAACGAGTAGGCATTGCAAGAGCTTTAGCAATTCGTCCAAAAATGTTGCTGATGGATGAACCTTTTGGAGCCTTAGATGCCTTAACTAGAGGTAAATTACAACGACAAGTATTAGATATTTGGGAAAACAATCGCCAAGCCGTAATGATGATTACTCACGATGTTGATGAGGCTATTTATATGAGCGATCGCATCGTCTTAATGACTAATGGCCCAGCCGCTAATATCGGGGAAATCTTAGAAGTACCTTTCGATCATCCACGCGATAGAGCCGCTATGCGTAATTCCCAAGAATATTTTGAATTGCGTAATTATGCCTTGAATTTCCTTGATAGATATTTCACCCAAAATGAGTAA
- a CDS encoding twin-arginine translocation pathway signal → MTDNNWTRRDFLLGIGTTTAGIALSSCGISGDRSASGLTEEALAVKPVVRPQDLEKPDITVGYVPVNDCAPFAIAWKKGFFRKYGLNVKLNREASWATSRDGLIFGRLDAAPVVSGAVTNARIGAEGARHAPLCAAMTIHRHGNAMTMNKAMWDFGLRPWYEYQQQYGDGALEAFGKDFRAYFDKQPPENRVWAVVLSSAIYEYFVRYISAAAGVDPLKEFRVIIVPPPQMVTNVRIGAMQAYMVAEPWNTRAIAGNEGVGFTFAQGKEVWLGHPDRLLGVMEFFIDKYPKTYRSLVKAMIEACQYCSKPENRQEVAELLTNRSFTGARPKNKNAPITKFTAPGILGSYNYGGFDGKDRTIQAADTTIFYDIPDNLPKQPNEHSTFMWQSRSIWLMTQAARWGQIKEFPKDAEELAEKGWRTDLYREIASEMGIECPKDDYKVEAAEVFIDKKRFDPSDPVGYLNSFEIRAKSPVRFFMS, encoded by the coding sequence ATGACTGACAATAATTGGACTAGAAGAGATTTTTTATTAGGAATTGGCACAACAACAGCCGGAATTGCCCTATCTTCCTGTGGAATTTCAGGAGATAGATCTGCATCAGGACTGACAGAAGAAGCTTTAGCCGTCAAACCCGTAGTCAGGCCTCAAGACCTAGAAAAACCGGATATTACTGTTGGTTACGTTCCTGTTAATGATTGTGCGCCATTTGCGATCGCCTGGAAAAAAGGTTTCTTTCGCAAGTATGGTTTAAACGTCAAACTCAACCGCGAAGCAAGTTGGGCAACTTCTCGCGACGGTCTAATTTTTGGTCGTTTAGATGCTGCGCCCGTTGTATCTGGGGCTGTCACTAACGCCAGAATTGGGGCGGAAGGCGCACGCCACGCACCCTTGTGTGCAGCTATGACCATTCACCGCCACGGTAATGCTATGACCATGAATAAAGCTATGTGGGATTTTGGCTTGCGTCCTTGGTACGAATATCAACAACAATATGGTGATGGTGCATTAGAGGCCTTTGGCAAAGATTTTCGCGCCTACTTTGATAAGCAACCACCAGAAAATCGAGTTTGGGCAGTAGTTCTGAGTTCCGCGATTTACGAATACTTCGTGCGTTATATATCTGCGGCGGCTGGTGTTGACCCTCTCAAAGAGTTTCGCGTCATCATCGTCCCACCTCCCCAGATGGTGACAAACGTGCGAATTGGGGCAATGCAAGCTTATATGGTAGCCGAACCTTGGAACACCAGAGCAATTGCAGGTAACGAAGGTGTTGGTTTTACCTTCGCCCAAGGTAAGGAAGTCTGGCTAGGACATCCCGATAGATTATTAGGCGTGATGGAATTCTTCATCGATAAATATCCTAAAACCTATCGTTCTTTGGTAAAGGCGATGATTGAAGCTTGTCAATATTGTAGTAAACCAGAAAATCGCCAAGAAGTCGCCGAACTACTTACCAACCGTTCCTTTACTGGTGCTAGACCAAAAAACAAGAATGCCCCAATTACCAAATTTACAGCCCCAGGCATTTTGGGAAGTTACAACTATGGCGGGTTTGATGGCAAAGACCGCACCATCCAAGCTGCTGATACTACCATCTTTTACGATATTCCCGATAACTTGCCCAAACAGCCAAATGAACACTCAACATTTATGTGGCAGTCGAGAAGTATTTGGTTAATGACTCAAGCCGCCCGGTGGGGACAAATCAAGGAATTTCCTAAAGATGCCGAGGAATTAGCCGAAAAAGGTTGGAGAACAGATTTATATCGAGAAATAGCCTCAGAAATGGGTATTGAATGCCCTAAAGACGATTACAAAGTTGAAGCAGCAGAAGTATTTATTGACAAAAAACGCTTCGACCCTAGTGACCCGGTAGGCTATCTCAACAGTTTTGAAATTCGGGCTAAATCTCCGGTGCGTTTTTTTATGTCTTAG
- a CDS encoding nitrate transport permease: MILQLNFAAILAIAGKAVWQKTKPVIIKDVVFLPILGFLGIILLWWAVALANHELMPTPPEALIANLDYILNPFYQRGPGNLGIGWLLIASLRRVLIGFLLGAVVAIPLGFLIGMSRPAMLALNPIIQIFKPVSPLAWLPIALAIFNLADPSAIFVIFITSLWPTIINTALGVASVPKDYLDVARVLEMPRWRRITKIIWPASLPYIFTGLRISLGIAWLVIVAVEMLTGGIGIGFFVWDEWSRLNLSSVFLAVFVIGLTGLILDFAVGKLQEFVTHRPTTVK, from the coding sequence ATGATATTGCAATTAAATTTCGCAGCGATTTTAGCGATCGCGGGAAAAGCTGTATGGCAGAAAACAAAGCCTGTAATCATTAAGGATGTCGTCTTTCTACCCATCCTAGGTTTTTTAGGAATTATCTTATTGTGGTGGGCGGTTGCCTTGGCTAACCATGAATTGATGCCCACACCACCAGAGGCTTTAATTGCCAATTTAGACTATATTTTAAATCCCTTTTATCAACGTGGGCCAGGTAACTTAGGCATTGGCTGGTTATTAATTGCCAGTCTGCGCCGCGTGTTGATTGGTTTTTTGTTAGGTGCAGTCGTGGCCATTCCTTTGGGATTTCTGATTGGGATGTCTAGGCCTGCAATGTTAGCCCTTAATCCTATTATTCAGATATTTAAACCTGTTTCACCCTTGGCTTGGCTGCCAATTGCCTTAGCTATCTTTAACTTGGCAGATCCCTCAGCCATTTTTGTAATTTTCATTACCTCCCTATGGCCGACAATTATCAACACAGCCCTGGGAGTTGCCAGCGTCCCTAAAGATTATTTAGATGTAGCACGGGTGTTAGAAATGCCGCGCTGGCGGAGAATTACCAAAATTATTTGGCCTGCCAGTTTACCTTATATCTTCACAGGCTTGCGAATTAGTTTAGGCATTGCTTGGTTAGTTATTGTCGCTGTAGAAATGCTGACAGGCGGTATCGGTATCGGCTTCTTTGTTTGGGATGAATGGAGTCGGTTGAATCTGAGTTCAGTGTTCCTTGCAGTATTTGTTATTGGTTTAACTGGACTAATTCTCGATTTCGCTGTTGGTAAACTCCAAGAATTTGTAACTCATCGCCCAACAACAGTTAAATAA
- a CDS encoding two-component sensor histidine kinase codes for MDFSVILAENTHSIIEKWIAAVRQDRQIESADDLSYTAIKNHIPDIFQAMISVLAESQVSDIKSILTASWQHGLLRAEQGFDPTEIAREYRLLRIVIFDTLEADLLQGTPAEIVRYMRLIDAVIDEAIARCFKSYVDERLRELRHLYLSLTLHNEELTRLINANQDTFSQLAHELKHPLTSIIGYSDLFLRQQKRNSDIKDTYTNLEHIERVLRNGRHLLRLINDVLELSRYDAGKVQLQVAPTNVQELVINVCEMLEPLAEEKDLQIIVDCDRCPQKVLTDEFQLQQIITNLVSNGIRYTESGFVRIVCQILDENNWSFMVADTGIGIAPENQARIFEPYYRVNKSDRTYLPDSTGLGLAIVSRLVKLLQGEINLESQLGVGSTFTVTFPLKINS; via the coding sequence ATGGATTTTAGTGTCATACTGGCTGAAAATACTCACAGTATCATCGAGAAATGGATAGCAGCAGTCCGTCAAGATAGGCAGATTGAAAGTGCTGATGACTTGTCTTACACAGCGATTAAGAATCATATTCCTGATATTTTTCAAGCAATGATTAGTGTACTTGCAGAATCTCAGGTTAGTGACATCAAGTCTATACTTACAGCCAGTTGGCAGCACGGATTACTCCGGGCGGAACAGGGGTTTGATCCGACAGAAATTGCGAGAGAATATCGTCTGTTACGAATAGTAATATTTGATACTTTAGAGGCAGATTTATTACAAGGAACACCTGCGGAAATTGTGCGCTATATGCGTTTAATTGATGCTGTAATAGATGAAGCGATCGCTCGATGTTTTAAAAGTTATGTTGATGAGCGTTTGCGAGAATTAAGGCATCTGTATTTATCATTAACTCTGCATAATGAAGAACTTACACGGTTAATTAATGCCAATCAAGATACTTTTTCGCAACTCGCCCACGAACTAAAACATCCTTTAACATCCATTATTGGCTACTCAGATTTATTTTTACGACAACAAAAACGCAATTCTGATATTAAAGATACTTATACTAATTTAGAACATATTGAGCGTGTATTACGTAATGGTAGACACTTACTCCGCTTAATTAATGATGTATTAGAATTATCAAGATATGATGCGGGTAAGGTACAATTGCAAGTCGCACCCACCAATGTACAAGAATTGGTGATTAACGTGTGTGAAATGTTAGAACCTTTAGCCGAAGAGAAAGATTTACAAATTATTGTAGACTGCGATCGCTGTCCCCAAAAAGTTCTAACTGATGAGTTTCAATTGCAACAAATTATTACCAATCTTGTCAGTAATGGGATTCGCTATACAGAGTCAGGCTTTGTGAGAATAGTGTGTCAAATTTTAGACGAAAACAACTGGTCATTTATGGTTGCTGACACAGGAATTGGGATTGCGCCAGAAAACCAAGCGCGGATATTTGAACCTTATTATCGTGTAAACAAAAGCGATCGCACTTACTTACCTGATAGTACAGGATTAGGACTGGCGATCGTTTCTCGGTTAGTCAAATTACTCCAAGGAGAAATTAACTTAGAATCTCAGCTAGGCGTTGGTTCTACATTTACTGTAACTTTCCCCTTAAAAATCAATAGCTGA
- a CDS encoding ribonuclease III, with the protein MHKLLTFRNDKLLRRALTHRSYVHENPGEGEHNERLEFLGDAILNFLSGEYLYRHNPEKGEDELTRRRSALVDEKQLAKFAEEVGIDLRMRLGRGAILDGGFQNPNLLSSTFEAVVGAYYLDSNCDVEAVRAIVEPLFDSVPEQIVLVRSNVDSKNRFQEWVQRNITINPPEYITKQVGGLSHAPIFTAKVFVDGKEYGEGKGRNKKDAEKAAAENALAKLKQEGML; encoded by the coding sequence ATGCACAAACTTCTAACATTTCGGAATGATAAACTTTTACGTCGGGCGCTGACTCACCGTTCTTATGTTCATGAAAACCCAGGAGAAGGAGAACATAATGAACGCTTGGAATTTCTCGGTGACGCTATACTCAATTTTTTAAGTGGTGAATATCTTTATCGCCACAACCCAGAAAAAGGAGAAGATGAATTAACACGCCGACGTTCTGCATTAGTAGATGAAAAGCAATTAGCCAAATTTGCTGAAGAAGTTGGTATAGATTTGAGAATGCGGTTAGGAAGAGGAGCGATTTTAGATGGTGGTTTTCAAAATCCTAATTTGCTGAGTAGCACTTTTGAAGCTGTTGTGGGTGCTTATTATTTAGACAGTAATTGTGATGTTGAAGCAGTACGGGCTATTGTTGAACCATTGTTTGATTCTGTACCTGAACAAATTGTTCTAGTTCGCTCAAATGTAGACTCAAAAAACCGTTTTCAAGAATGGGTACAACGCAATATAACAATAAACCCGCCTGAATACATTACAAAGCAGGTAGGTGGTTTGTCTCACGCACCAATATTCACCGCAAAAGTATTTGTTGATGGTAAAGAGTATGGAGAAGGAAAGGGACGTAACAAAAAAGATGCGGAAAAAGCTGCTGCTGAAAATGCACTGGCTAAGTTGAAACAAGAAGGTATGTTGTAG
- a CDS encoding LysR family transcriptional regulator: protein MAGMTLEQLRIFLAVAEHLHFTRAAEELYITQPAVSAAIHNLEQEYGVKLFHRIGRHIEIAEAGKLLQVEAQKILDQVTLTERGLRELNNLQRGELKLGSSLTIGNYWLPSKISEFKSKYPQISVDCCLANAETICEGTAMGQFDLGLVEGDVKPSLQNTLEREIIGSDRLQIVVGQTHPWFELGEITVAELTQTSWVMREPGSGTQQRFEEALKNWGINISELNIILVFNSGEMAKAAVESGVGATGISELMVKKEIQLGTLRAIRVCHHQADCSKDLEIVRPFFKLKHRQRFQTALAKVFEQTLIASYTTINFPEQSLNKTKIKS from the coding sequence ATGGCAGGGATGACACTGGAGCAGCTAAGAATCTTTCTCGCTGTAGCAGAGCATCTACACTTTACGCGTGCAGCTGAAGAGCTTTATATTACTCAGCCAGCCGTTAGTGCAGCAATTCACAACTTAGAGCAAGAATACGGAGTCAAACTGTTTCATCGGATTGGTCGCCATATTGAGATTGCCGAAGCTGGTAAGTTATTACAAGTGGAAGCACAGAAAATTCTCGACCAAGTGACGTTAACAGAACGGGGATTGCGGGAATTGAACAACCTGCAACGCGGCGAATTAAAATTAGGCTCAAGTTTAACCATTGGTAACTATTGGTTGCCAAGTAAAATTAGTGAATTTAAAAGTAAGTATCCGCAAATTTCTGTTGATTGTTGTTTGGCAAATGCCGAAACAATTTGTGAAGGAACGGCAATGGGTCAGTTTGATTTAGGTTTAGTTGAAGGTGATGTTAAACCATCCTTACAGAATACTTTAGAACGAGAAATAATTGGGAGCGATCGCTTACAAATAGTTGTCGGTCAAACTCACCCTTGGTTTGAACTTGGAGAAATTACTGTTGCCGAACTAACTCAAACTTCTTGGGTGATGCGAGAGCCTGGTTCTGGAACCCAGCAAAGATTTGAAGAAGCCCTAAAAAATTGGGGTATTAATATTAGTGAATTGAATATAATTTTGGTTTTCAATAGTGGCGAAATGGCCAAAGCCGCTGTCGAAAGTGGTGTAGGTGCAACCGGGATTTCTGAGTTAATGGTCAAAAAAGAAATTCAGCTAGGAACTTTACGCGCAATTCGAGTTTGCCATCACCAAGCAGATTGCAGTAAAGATTTAGAAATAGTCCGACCATTTTTTAAACTCAAGCATCGTCAACGCTTTCAAACTGCTCTGGCTAAAGTCTTTGAACAAACCTTGATTGCATCATACACCACCATTAATTTTCCCGAACAATCTCTAAATAAGACAAAAATAAAATCTTAA
- a CDS encoding SagB-type dehydrogenase domain protein, whose product MYTANEPLELALLYHLNSPVPKSYVKRVAATEMRYMPEAPFLELPKAPHDNSLSQILARRSSVRSFANTTMPLIQLVQLLDAGCGLNGLRQMDGYTYEARNSPSAGGLYPLEVFVATQAVENLANGLYHYEPRGHGLHRVNDAVPNDFVKPLLQQDYIVNANALFMFTSVFMRSLCKYGARGYRFALLEAGHQAENICLMAVQLDLASLCIGGFYDMSLNTMLGIDGKRHAALYCVAVGTERK is encoded by the coding sequence ATGTATACAGCCAACGAGCCACTAGAGTTAGCGTTGCTTTATCATTTGAACTCGCCAGTGCCGAAAAGTTATGTCAAGCGTGTTGCGGCGACGGAAATGCGCTATATGCCGGAAGCTCCTTTTTTGGAACTGCCAAAAGCACCACACGATAACTCGCTGAGTCAAATTTTAGCGCGACGGTCTTCGGTGCGATCGTTTGCTAATACAACTATGCCGCTGATTCAATTAGTGCAGTTGCTTGATGCTGGATGCGGACTGAATGGGTTGCGTCAAATGGATGGTTACACCTATGAAGCGCGAAACTCACCATCTGCGGGAGGGCTTTATCCTTTGGAGGTTTTTGTCGCAACGCAAGCGGTAGAAAATTTAGCTAATGGGCTATATCACTATGAGCCACGCGGTCATGGCTTGCATCGGGTGAATGATGCAGTACCAAACGATTTTGTCAAACCTTTATTGCAACAGGATTATATAGTGAATGCCAATGCTTTGTTTATGTTTACATCGGTTTTTATGCGATCGCTATGCAAATACGGTGCGCGTGGCTACCGCTTTGCACTTTTAGAAGCTGGTCATCAAGCCGAAAATATCTGTCTGATGGCTGTGCAATTAGATTTGGCTAGTCTTTGCATAGGCGGATTTTATGATATGAGTTTGAACACTATGTTAGGTATTGATGGTAAACGTCATGCGGCGCTTTACTGTGTTGCTGTGGGGACTGAAAGAAAATAG
- a CDS encoding putative ThiF family protein has protein sequence MKLNDNQHLRLLEHVVVHVMPPDCHGEETMIFNTTRRTLTVKGQALHDVESMVLPLLDGSRTIGEIRAEIGEKLTDASLNQCLEFLMENRLVEELLEETIDLDSRAYLLPQISLYHELGFQQQDAQKHLANARIAVFGLGGSGLIAAINLASAGIGYLRLCDDVCTIPSDAMMMSGLVFNQIGALRGVEAARQIEAIAEITDTEIVIDNLMDDATVNALLEDVDLVIVATDAVSVNLAYRLNRLCLKMQRPLLPGGAAGVEGTFGPLVFAQDGPCYLCYRMRSIACAKLPEAELAIERFLDRERRSQPRLQENLPIAQMLVGSYLALDTIKMFLGLPIATDGKLVHLDLLGTKLTHNVVLKKPGCPHCS, from the coding sequence ATGAAATTAAATGATAATCAGCATCTGCGTCTACTAGAACACGTTGTCGTTCATGTTATGCCGCCAGATTGTCATGGCGAAGAAACAATGATCTTCAATACGACGCGGCGAACCCTAACAGTTAAAGGCCAAGCACTGCACGATGTAGAAAGTATGGTATTGCCTTTACTAGATGGCTCCCGAACGATAGGAGAAATTCGGGCGGAAATTGGCGAAAAATTGACAGATGCTTCACTCAATCAATGTTTAGAGTTTTTGATGGAAAATCGCTTAGTTGAGGAGCTTTTAGAAGAAACTATCGATTTAGATAGTCGTGCTTATTTACTGCCGCAAATTAGTCTTTATCATGAGTTAGGATTTCAGCAACAAGATGCCCAAAAACACTTAGCCAACGCAAGGATTGCTGTTTTCGGACTCGGTGGTTCAGGGTTGATAGCTGCAATTAACTTGGCTAGTGCTGGTATTGGTTATCTGCGACTTTGTGATGATGTCTGCACAATTCCCTCCGATGCAATGATGATGTCAGGCTTAGTATTTAATCAAATCGGTGCTTTGCGGGGTGTGGAAGCAGCAAGACAAATTGAGGCGATCGCAGAAATCACAGACACTGAGATTGTGATAGATAATTTGATGGACGATGCCACAGTCAATGCTTTGCTGGAAGATGTTGACCTTGTAATTGTCGCCACCGATGCTGTTTCTGTTAATCTCGCCTATCGCCTCAACAGATTATGCCTGAAAATGCAGCGCCCATTGCTACCGGGTGGGGCGGCTGGTGTGGAAGGAACTTTTGGCCCACTAGTCTTTGCTCAAGATGGCCCTTGTTATCTCTGCTATCGGATGCGGTCGATAGCTTGTGCCAAACTACCAGAAGCGGAATTGGCAATTGAGCGATTTCTCGACCGAGAACGCCGTTCTCAACCAAGGTTGCAAGAAAATTTGCCCATCGCTCAGATGTTAGTTGGAAGTTACTTGGCGCTGGATACTATTAAGATGTTTCTCGGTTTACCTATTGCTACAGATGGCAAATTAGTGCATTTAGACTTACTGGGTACAAAACTAACTCACAACGTTGTGCTGAAAAAACCTGGCTGCCCCCATTGTTCATGA